A genomic region of bacterium contains the following coding sequences:
- the dinB gene encoding DNA polymerase IV produces MSHLIAHIDMNSFFVSCERLLDPSLNGKPVVVGGRKGERGVVASASYEARKYGIKSGMPIMTAEKLCPKALFVPGHHKLYSKYSRKVYVLLRRIAPLVEYASIDEFYLDFTGCEALYGNDPWVMARKVRDSVFERTKLSCSVAIASNKYVAKIAGKTVKPDPAFLGQKVTENTGVVVVPEGQEQAFLAPLPIERLHGAGEKTQPRLKEMRIFKIGDIVSIPLPKLQKSFGQSAGEWLYGAARGLGSAEVHPYHAAKSVGHETTFEKDTADLQQIHQTLAWLSEKGCYRLRRIGKKARTITLKLRYDDFQTITRAHSINPTHDDATVMRTAYELFKDSHTRKRKIRLLGVSLSRFEAVEEGEDWLFPEMGSEKKDKLFKSVDAIKRKYGFHKLEKASSLDPREESHDKKSEMSAFQKPKIQ; encoded by the coding sequence ATGAGCCACCTTATTGCCCATATCGACATGAACTCCTTTTTCGTGTCCTGCGAGCGTCTGCTCGACCCCTCCCTGAACGGGAAACCCGTGGTCGTGGGCGGCCGCAAGGGCGAACGCGGGGTCGTGGCCTCTGCCTCCTACGAAGCCCGTAAATACGGCATCAAATCCGGTATGCCGATCATGACCGCCGAAAAACTCTGCCCCAAAGCCCTCTTTGTCCCCGGCCACCACAAGCTCTATTCCAAATATTCCCGCAAGGTCTATGTCCTGCTTCGCCGGATCGCGCCCTTGGTCGAATACGCCTCCATCGACGAGTTCTACCTGGATTTCACCGGCTGCGAAGCCCTTTATGGCAACGATCCCTGGGTCATGGCCCGCAAGGTGCGGGACTCGGTCTTTGAGCGCACGAAACTTTCCTGTTCGGTCGCCATCGCCTCCAATAAATACGTGGCCAAGATCGCGGGAAAGACCGTCAAACCCGACCCGGCCTTCCTGGGCCAGAAGGTCACCGAGAACACCGGGGTCGTGGTGGTGCCTGAAGGGCAGGAACAGGCTTTCCTGGCGCCGCTCCCCATCGAACGGCTCCACGGGGCGGGGGAGAAGACCCAGCCGCGCTTGAAGGAAATGCGGATCTTCAAGATCGGGGACATCGTGTCCATCCCCTTGCCGAAGCTCCAAAAATCCTTCGGACAGTCGGCGGGGGAGTGGCTCTATGGGGCGGCCCGGGGCTTGGGCAGCGCCGAAGTTCATCCTTACCACGCGGCCAAGAGCGTGGGCCATGAGACCACCTTCGAGAAGGACACCGCCGACCTCCAGCAGATCCACCAGACCCTAGCTTGGTTATCGGAGAAGGGTTGTTACCGCCTGCGGCGGATCGGCAAGAAGGCCCGGACGATCACCTTGAAGCTCCGCTACGACGATTTCCAGACCATCACCCGGGCCCATAGCATCAACCCCACCCATGATGACGCGACCGTCATGCGGACTGCCTATGAGTTGTTCAAGGATTCCCATACCCGAAAGCGCAAGATCAGGCTTCTCGGGGTCTCGCTCTCGAGGTTCGAGGCGGTCGAGGAAGGGGAGGACTGGCTGTTCCCGGAAATGGGATCCGAGAAGAAGGACAAGCTTTTCAAGAGCGTGGACGCCATCAAGCGGAAGTATGGGTTCCATAAGCTGGAGAAGGCCTCGTCGTTGGACCCGCGTGAGGAATCCCACGATAAAAAGAGCGAAATGTCGGCCTTCCAGAAGCCGAAGATCCAGTAG